AGGCGCTCTTCGAGATAGTCGCCACGGAGCGTCCCTTCGCGGCTCATGATGCATATCCCGGACAGGACCCAATTTTTCCCGCCGTCCTCGCGCGTGTAAGAGGGCGTTATCCCGACGCTTCTGACGGTCTCCTCGTCCACGACGGCTATGGCCGACTGCATCTCACCTGGGACGAAGAAATCTATGAAACCGTCTATCGCATCCGTGGTGAGCAGCGGAAGATCCGACGGACACGTGAGCACGTATTCCCCGTGCATCCGCTCGAAAGCGACGTGGAGATCGTCCATGAAGCTCTCCCCGGAAGTCCTGACGGTCTCCACACCGATGGAATCCAGATAAGCCTCGGTCTCCAGGGTGTTATCGCTGACCGAGACCAGAACGCGGCAGATGCTGGGCGAAGCGCTGAGGGCATCTATGACCCTCTTGACGGTGGGGATGCCCCCTACGGGCTGCATCGGCTTCTCGATGCCGCATCTCCCCATGCGGGTGCCTTTCCCGCCTGCGTTTATAAGCGCTTCCAGCCTCATATGCCAAGCATATAAACCAGACCCATAAAGAACATTGCGACGGGCCTGCAGATCTCGTTTGTGGCCCCCAGAATGTCTCCGTTCACCATGCCGAAGACCCTGTTGGCATTCCTTGCCATGATGACCCCTACGACGGAAGACGCCATCAGACCGACCGCCAAAGCCGCCGCCCCAGAAGTGACGACGCGCAGCCACTCGCCGCCGGCGAAGAACAGCGAAGCCAAAAAGAGCAGCAGCATCCCGCAGACGATGCTGACTATGAGCGATTTGAACGCTGATTCGGAAGTCGTCTTCTCCACCTGGCGCCCTGCCATCCCGTTCCCAGGCATTCCGAAAGAAGCGGCGAATACCATCGAATTCTTGACCGCAACCTCGCACAGAGGAGCCAGAATCACCAGGGCTGGGACGCCCCATGTCGCATATATCGCGAAAGAAGTCAGAGTGACCGCAATCGCTACGCCTATGCCTCCGGCCCCCACCAAGGTATCTTTCAGCGCCCGGACGTGGTCTTCGCGCATCCCGGAGACGATCATGCCGTCGCCGAAATCGGTCAGGCCATCGAAATGGATGAATTTGCTCCCGACATATGCGATGAGAAGGCACGCGACGGCCGAGATCAGCCCCATGCCGATGTGCATGGCGCCTTGGATCCAGCTCAGAATAGACAGGGCTGCCACCATCACGGCGCCGAAGATCAGTCCCACAGCAGGCACCATGTGGAACCCGCGTTCCATGGCGTCCATGTCCTCCTGGGTGATATCGAGATGCCACAGCGTGAAGAACGATACCATCCCTCTGAGGGCGGATCCGGTCATCTTATCCTTCCGGCATCGACGGCGATCGCCTCGATTATGCCCTGCATTATTCCTTCGCTGAGATTCGGCTCTATTCCGATCAGAGACGAGCAGATGCGGCAGACCATAGGGTGGATGAACTGGTTCCCGTCCTCGGCCAGAGAATCCGCGCGGTCCGCAGAGAACGCGGCCATATCCAGGAAAGTCTTCATCCCATCGCCTTTAAGATATGAATCCAAGGCCCTGGAGTACTCCTCTTTGCCCATAGGAGACCCGGAAAGCGCCCACATGACGTCGATGCCATATCCCAGCTTCTCCAAAAGCTTCATAGGTTCCACCGGGACCGGGTGCTCCCCCCTTATCTCCAGGGAATAGCCTACCGCCTCCCTGACCGCTTTGGCCGCGGAGATCCCGATAGACGACCCTGTGCCGGCATACGAACCCCTTTCGTCCCCTTTCGGGCAGATGACCGCCATGGAATCCGACGTGGTGCCGGTCTCTCTGTATCCGCGGTCTGCCATGGCGGCCGATTTGGCTTCCACCAGAGGGATGAACAGATTGACCTTCCCCTCGTAAGACAGCGGGGTTTCCACCACGACGGCTATGTTTATGGTGCCGGCCATCATCTTCGC
The nucleotide sequence above comes from Candidatus Methanomethylophilaceae archaeon. Encoded proteins:
- a CDS encoding NTP transferase domain-containing protein, encoding MRLEALINAGGKGTRMGRCGIEKPMQPVGGIPTVKRVIDALSASPSICRVLVSVSDNTLETEAYLDSIGVETVRTSGESFMDDLHVAFERMHGEYVLTCPSDLPLLTTDAIDGFIDFFVPGEMQSAIAVVDEETVRSVGITPSYTREDGGKNWVLSGICIMSREGTLRGDYLEERLFKTDRIDLSINVNTKAELLLARGLANSAKPRTEFCVVIVTDRG
- a CDS encoding adenosylcobinamide amidohydrolase, which gives rise to MRYVKSVELKELDGLGVGIVKFTETMEVLSSAVLNGGITEADALFIMQVPHDYDCSDPMKDIIRVRDAFGLPENSVGMMTAAEVQYVFNVKEAEYGGSNACAIVTAGLSNQVVAGEPLVDWESAHKISLKRAAKMMAGTINIAVVVETPLSYEGKVNLFIPLVEAKSAAMADRGYRETGTTSDSMAVICPKGDERGSYAGTGSSIGISAAKAVREAVGYSLEIRGEHPVPVEPMKLLEKLGYGIDVMWALSGSPMGKEEYSRALDSYLKGDGMKTFLDMAAFSADRADSLAEDGNQFIHPMVCRICSSLIGIEPNLSEGIMQGIIEAIAVDAGRIR
- a CDS encoding adenosylcobinamide-GDP ribazoletransferase, whose protein sequence is MTGSALRGMVSFFTLWHLDITQEDMDAMERGFHMVPAVGLIFGAVMVAALSILSWIQGAMHIGMGLISAVACLLIAYVGSKFIHFDGLTDFGDGMIVSGMREDHVRALKDTLVGAGGIGVAIAVTLTSFAIYATWGVPALVILAPLCEVAVKNSMVFAASFGMPGNGMAGRQVEKTTSESAFKSLIVSIVCGMLLLFLASLFFAGGEWLRVVTSGAAALAVGLMASSVVGVIMARNANRVFGMVNGDILGATNEICRPVAMFFMGLVYMLGI